A single window of Deinococcus radiotolerans DNA harbors:
- a CDS encoding S8 family serine peptidase, translating into MTARLLFRAALGALLLGPALSVTPALPPVLPQPLEEILPIAPPSAAPSVPRPVTPTAPAAAVTPSDPLFAGQWNLQLIRMPQAWALERSAPVTVAVLDTGFVPSAELGARAVNGYDFVSSVQRAGDGTGRDADASGVGAFAYHAEIIANLIGAAHDGRGMAGINPQAKIVHVRVADTEGTIAVPDLVDGLKWAAGIPVAGAPVNPNPAKLLNLSLYADFIPLTGCDARVQAAVDAVTAKGALVIAGAANDGKDAAGYSPAGCRNVLTVTSVTEAGQRPAYANWGRSVALAAPGGDAARGIPSLSISGPGGQRSPNGTSFAAPHVTGVASLLLGARPRLSPALLRVYLTGSATPFPGRRCDPQPDRTCGSGTLNAEAALKRALASTLGRL; encoded by the coding sequence ATGACTGCCCGTCTCCTGTTCCGCGCCGCGCTTGGCGCCCTGCTGCTGGGCCCGGCCCTGTCCGTCACGCCGGCGCTCCCGCCAGTCTTGCCGCAGCCGCTGGAGGAAATTCTGCCCATCGCGCCGCCCAGTGCCGCCCCCAGCGTGCCGCGCCCGGTCACGCCCACCGCGCCGGCCGCGGCCGTGACGCCCAGTGATCCGCTGTTCGCGGGGCAGTGGAATCTTCAGTTGATTCGCATGCCGCAGGCGTGGGCGCTGGAGCGGTCAGCGCCGGTCACGGTCGCGGTGCTGGACACCGGGTTTGTGCCCAGCGCGGAGTTGGGCGCGCGGGCCGTGAACGGCTACGATTTCGTGAGCAGCGTGCAGCGCGCCGGGGACGGCACGGGCCGCGACGCGGACGCCAGTGGGGTCGGAGCGTTCGCGTACCACGCGGAGATCATCGCGAACCTGATCGGCGCGGCGCATGACGGGCGGGGCATGGCAGGCATCAATCCGCAGGCGAAGATCGTGCATGTCCGCGTGGCCGATACCGAGGGCACCATTGCCGTTCCGGACCTCGTGGACGGCCTGAAGTGGGCGGCCGGAATTCCGGTGGCGGGCGCGCCGGTGAATCCGAATCCTGCGAAGCTGCTGAATCTCAGTCTGTACGCGGATTTCATTCCCCTCACCGGCTGTGACGCGCGCGTGCAGGCGGCGGTGGACGCCGTCACGGCGAAGGGCGCGCTGGTGATTGCGGGCGCCGCAAATGACGGGAAGGACGCGGCCGGGTACTCCCCGGCGGGCTGCCGGAACGTGCTGACCGTGACCAGTGTCACCGAGGCGGGGCAGCGGCCCGCGTACGCCAACTGGGGGCGCAGCGTGGCGCTCGCCGCGCCCGGCGGGGACGCTGCGCGCGGCATTCCCAGCCTGAGCATCAGCGGCCCGGGTGGGCAGCGCAGCCCGAACGGCACGAGTTTCGCTGCGCCGCACGTGACGGGTGTGGCCAGCCTGTTGCTGGGCGCGCGCCCCAGACTGAGCCCGGCCCTGCTGCGCGTGTACCTCACGGGCAGCGCCACGCCCTTCCCCGGCCGGCGCTGCGATCCGCAACCTGACCGCACGTGCGGGTCGGGGACCCTGAATGCCGAGGCGGCCCTCAAGCGCGCGCTGGCGTCCACGCTGGGCCGGTTGTAA